One segment of Streptomyces sp. YIM 121038 DNA contains the following:
- a CDS encoding LysE family transporter: MNGHLVAGLVAGYGIAMPVGAVATYLVGLTARTSWRVGACAALGVATADGLYALVATVAGAAAAPVVAPVMGPLRWVSACVLVVLAARAATAAVRRYRAPRTAAPRDGAPPTPARAYTAFLGITLLNPTTVVYFAALVVGSGSGADPDRLGQAVFTLAAFVASASWQLLLAGGGALLGRVLTGRRGRLVTALTSSAVITALAVRLLVAG; this comes from the coding sequence GTGAACGGGCACCTGGTCGCGGGGCTCGTCGCCGGGTACGGCATCGCCATGCCGGTGGGAGCGGTCGCGACGTATCTGGTGGGGCTCACCGCCCGGACGTCGTGGCGGGTGGGGGCGTGCGCCGCCCTCGGGGTGGCGACGGCCGACGGGCTGTACGCCCTGGTCGCCACCGTCGCGGGGGCCGCCGCGGCCCCTGTCGTCGCACCGGTGATGGGCCCGCTGCGCTGGGTCTCCGCCTGCGTCCTGGTCGTCCTCGCGGCACGCGCGGCCACGGCGGCCGTCCGCCGGTACCGCGCCCCGCGCACGGCCGCGCCCCGCGACGGCGCCCCGCCGACCCCGGCTCGCGCGTACACCGCCTTCCTCGGCATCACCCTGCTCAACCCCACCACCGTCGTGTACTTCGCGGCGCTCGTGGTGGGCAGCGGGTCCGGCGCGGACCCGGACCGCCTCGGGCAGGCGGTGTTCACGCTCGCCGCCTTCGTGGCCTCCGCGAGCTGGCAACTGCTGCTCGCCGGGGGCGGGGCGCTCCTGGGCCGCGTCCTGACGGGCCGCCGGGGCCGCCTCGTCACGGCGCTGACGTCCAGCGCGGTGATCACGGCGTTGGCGGTGCGTCTGCTGGTGGCGGGGTGA
- a CDS encoding tautomerase family protein, with product MPLVRIDALRADGARLDALGRAVHAALVETIGIPPDDHFQILTSHDGTGSTLRHGTYLGVRRDDGIVYVVITMRAGRTPDQKRALYRRIAELAEEYAGTEPRNVFVTVLENASADWSLGHGEAQYAPAERPRDVPPHQNCASVPSA from the coding sequence ATGCCCCTCGTCCGCATAGACGCCCTGCGCGCCGACGGGGCGCGCCTCGACGCGCTCGGGCGGGCCGTCCACGCCGCGCTGGTGGAGACGATCGGCATTCCGCCCGACGACCACTTCCAGATCCTGACCAGTCACGACGGCACCGGCAGCACGCTGCGGCACGGGACCTATCTGGGCGTGCGCCGCGACGACGGGATCGTCTACGTCGTGATCACCATGCGGGCCGGACGCACACCCGACCAGAAGCGCGCCCTGTACCGGCGGATCGCCGAACTCGCCGAGGAGTACGCGGGCACCGAGCCGCGGAACGTGTTCGTCACCGTGCTGGAGAACGCGTCGGCCGACTGGTCGCTCGGCCACGGCGAAGCCCAGTACGCCCCGGCCGAGCGGCCCCGGGACGTCCCGCCTCACCAGAACTGCGCCAGCGTGCCCTCCGCATAG
- a CDS encoding DUF4239 domain-containing protein, whose translation MGVWLLNNFSMLSLVAMVVGGILALSLAGSELAHRRWPSLAEGAHNDMVGVVLSVFGAIYGIILAFVVVTLWTQLEEAETVVSTEASDLEQVVRNVRAFPPAERSQMEAAVSVYVHAVVERQWPLMRAGKAEHTVTQRQIDGIYAVLQAYEPDDGPQRAFYRESITHLNDVVAQRRARLTQSHQELPPLLQVLVYGGALVIIPLTFLYGNRSRKVRLLFVGAIAALIGFSLLLVLVLDRPFAGGISVSPEPYAEGTLAQFW comes from the coding sequence GTGGGAGTCTGGCTGCTGAACAACTTCTCCATGCTGTCGCTCGTGGCGATGGTCGTCGGCGGAATCCTGGCCCTGTCGCTCGCCGGCAGCGAACTGGCGCACCGCCGCTGGCCCTCCCTCGCCGAGGGCGCGCACAACGACATGGTCGGCGTGGTGCTCAGCGTCTTCGGCGCGATCTACGGCATCATCCTCGCGTTCGTCGTGGTGACGCTCTGGACGCAGCTGGAGGAGGCCGAGACGGTCGTCTCCACCGAGGCGTCCGACCTGGAGCAGGTCGTGCGGAACGTACGGGCCTTCCCACCCGCCGAGCGCAGCCAGATGGAGGCCGCCGTCAGCGTGTACGTCCACGCGGTGGTGGAGCGGCAGTGGCCGCTCATGCGCGCGGGGAAGGCCGAGCACACCGTCACCCAGCGCCAGATCGACGGGATCTACGCCGTCCTCCAGGCGTACGAGCCGGACGACGGGCCGCAGCGGGCCTTCTACCGCGAGTCCATCACGCACCTCAACGACGTGGTGGCCCAGCGCCGGGCCCGGCTGACCCAGTCCCACCAGGAACTGCCCCCGCTGCTCCAGGTGTTGGTGTACGGCGGCGCGCTGGTGATCATACCCCTGACCTTTCTGTACGGCAACAGGAGCCGCAAGGTCCGGTTACTGTTCGTCGGCGCCATCGCCGCCCTCATCGGCTTCAGCCTGCTGCTCGTCCTCGTGCTCGACCGCCCGTTCGCGGGTGGGATCAGTGTGAGCCCGGAGCCCTATGCGGAGGGCACGCTGGCGCAGTTCTGGTGA
- a CDS encoding cation diffusion facilitator family transporter — protein MGHAHTDQHTHDHEGGGHAGHSHGVSADADRRWLSLALVLIGVFIAVETVIAFMAGSLALISDAVHMLTDAFSIVLALVAMRLAARPAKGTYTFGLKRAEILSAQANGLTLLLAAAWLGFEAVQRLLHPPEVTGWMVLATALSGVAVNLAATWCLSKANRSSLNVEGAYQHILNDLYAFIGTAVAGVIVMTTGFARADTIATLFVVALMVKAGCGLLRDSGRILLEAAPAGLDPDAIGGELAGMPSVAEVHDLHIWTITSGEPALSAHVLVHPGGDCHAVRRELDKRLADAYGLTHTTLQIDHEDPAAAATPPASAAPHCPSGHGPTHRGARRVH, from the coding sequence GTGGGGCACGCTCATACGGATCAGCACACACACGACCACGAGGGCGGAGGTCATGCCGGGCACAGTCACGGCGTCTCCGCCGACGCCGACCGGCGATGGCTTTCGCTCGCCCTCGTATTGATTGGCGTTTTCATTGCCGTCGAGACGGTCATCGCTTTCATGGCCGGTTCCCTCGCGCTGATATCCGACGCCGTCCACATGCTCACGGACGCCTTCTCCATCGTGCTCGCGCTCGTCGCGATGCGGCTCGCCGCGCGGCCCGCCAAGGGCACGTACACCTTCGGCCTGAAGCGGGCGGAGATACTCTCCGCCCAGGCCAACGGGCTCACGCTGCTGCTCGCCGCCGCCTGGCTCGGCTTCGAGGCCGTGCAGCGGCTGCTGCACCCGCCGGAGGTCACCGGCTGGATGGTGCTCGCCACCGCGCTCTCCGGCGTGGCCGTCAACCTCGCAGCGACCTGGTGCCTGTCCAAGGCCAACCGCTCGTCGCTGAACGTCGAGGGCGCCTACCAGCACATCCTCAACGACCTGTACGCCTTCATCGGCACCGCCGTCGCGGGCGTCATCGTCATGACCACGGGCTTCGCCCGCGCCGACACCATCGCCACGCTGTTCGTCGTCGCCCTCATGGTCAAGGCGGGCTGCGGGCTGCTCCGCGACTCCGGCCGCATCCTCCTGGAAGCGGCGCCCGCGGGCCTCGACCCGGACGCGATCGGGGGCGAACTCGCCGGGATGCCCTCCGTGGCCGAGGTCCACGACCTGCACATCTGGACCATCACGTCCGGCGAACCCGCCCTGTCGGCCCACGTCCTCGTCCACCCCGGCGGCGACTGCCACGCCGTGCGGCGCGAGCTGGACAAGCGCCTCGCCGACGCGTACGGGCTCACGCACACCACGCTCCAGATCGACCACGAGGACCCGGCCGCCGCCGCGACGCCGCCCGCCTCCGCCGCCCCGCACTGCCCGAGCGGCCACGGCCCGACGCACCGCGGCGCCCGCCGCGTCCACTGA
- a CDS encoding ATP-grasp domain-containing protein, producing the protein MPTIIAIGHRDDLDRALRRRGLDPFYIVQQPTRSLRGVDCTRVTDIENAQEILRAVLSARVRDAVGVLTVHEMGVFGAAFLRQQLNLPGNTDSGTVPYFRDKYLQKSGLPAGIARARCRYATPDTTFADLVDDLGDTFVVKPATGAGSLRTSVVRSPEEYARALEPFPGDSDVAVVAESFIAAPEVYIDGIWENGDLRWSSMTRYHDAPLRAAQGGVLAAHLLDKRRHETLFSQAETLARQVLSHLGAPSCVFHLEAFVQESGLTFGECAIRLPGALSPQINHMTYGVDLFDVEISLALGEGVTQTLDDRTPDRFHGYLLLRRPKRGRLTREDFERSFLFDEIEYSSAPDTPLGPYGKVGHAIVSDHDELKLRQTIEEIVQFNEGD; encoded by the coding sequence ATGCCGACCATTATCGCCATCGGGCATCGGGACGACCTCGATCGGGCATTGCGACGCCGGGGCCTCGATCCCTTCTACATCGTGCAACAGCCGACGCGTTCGCTCCGTGGCGTCGACTGCACACGTGTCACCGACATCGAGAACGCCCAGGAAATCCTGCGAGCGGTGCTCTCCGCGCGCGTCCGTGATGCCGTGGGAGTGCTCACCGTCCACGAAATGGGCGTGTTCGGAGCCGCTTTCCTGCGGCAGCAGTTGAACCTTCCGGGAAACACGGACTCCGGGACGGTCCCCTACTTCCGGGACAAGTACCTGCAGAAGAGCGGACTGCCCGCGGGCATCGCGCGGGCGCGCTGTCGCTACGCCACCCCGGACACCACGTTCGCCGATCTCGTCGACGACCTGGGCGACACCTTCGTCGTCAAACCCGCGACCGGGGCCGGGTCCCTGCGCACCAGCGTCGTCCGCTCTCCCGAAGAGTACGCACGCGCTCTGGAGCCGTTTCCCGGCGACTCGGACGTCGCCGTCGTCGCCGAATCGTTCATCGCGGCGCCGGAAGTCTATATCGACGGCATCTGGGAGAACGGCGACCTCCGGTGGTCGTCGATGACGCGCTATCACGACGCGCCGCTGCGCGCCGCGCAAGGCGGCGTTCTGGCCGCGCACCTCCTGGACAAGAGGCGGCACGAAACGCTGTTCTCCCAGGCGGAGACGCTCGCCCGGCAGGTACTCAGCCACCTCGGCGCGCCGTCCTGCGTGTTCCATCTGGAGGCGTTCGTCCAGGAGTCGGGGCTGACGTTCGGCGAGTGCGCCATCCGCCTCCCGGGGGCGCTCTCCCCGCAGATCAACCACATGACCTACGGCGTCGACCTCTTCGACGTCGAAATCAGCCTCGCGCTCGGGGAAGGAGTCACGCAGACCCTCGACGACCGTACGCCGGATCGCTTTCACGGCTATCTGCTGCTGCGCCGCCCGAAGCGGGGAAGACTCACCCGCGAGGACTTCGAGCGGAGCTTCCTCTTCGACGAGATCGAGTACTCCTCCGCGCCCGATACGCCGCTCGGACCGTACGGCAAAGTGGGCCATGCGATCGTGTCCGACCACGATGAGCTGAAACTGCGGCAGACGATCGAGGAAATCGTCCAGTTCAACGAGGGCGACTGA
- a CDS encoding non-ribosomal peptide synthetase, producing the protein MLERAAHDTTRGVTFVGGSFLSYAELWDSGRRIARGLRGLGAAPGDRALIAAQDPEGFVRAFWGCVLSGVVPCPVAPPADPALRHARLAQLRALLGDPLFLVPKAAHGDLPETGLRTVTVEELSQASPEDDRVRSPAVGPAPDDLALLMLTSGSTGASKAVELTHANLLAAVAGKAGALGLGPDDTMMNWISADHIAAVEAHLLPMSQGAEQVIATPETVLADPVEFLRLLTAHRVRVAFTPNFLFGQINQALAQGPAERPDIDLSQVRHIISGGEATVTATVRTFLDALARHGLREDAVVPAFGMTETCAGSVFNRDFTARDGEPEFPSLGRPVRGLRIRIVDGDGTVLAATGEEATADEASADEATIRGATAIRGATAGEASEPGEVQLRGTMVTSGYFGDEQATARAFTADGWFRTGDLGHLDAEGRLTLVGRAKDSIIVHGVNYYSHDLEAALDGLGEVRRGQVAAFPVRPEGADSEQLALAFVPACDPTDDAAVYRAIVAIRSSTVLHWGFRPRLILPVTAADIPRGNLGKVQRARLRAAVEAGDLDGAARRAQEVSARFLGAHTAPEGAAESTLAALYARVLNTREVSVTASFFDLGGTSLDVLRLKLEIQAAFGIDDVPMATLLQAPTVRALAARLAAGRGGGDAAYDPLVPLQVTGDGTPLFCVHPGLGEVLVFVNLAKYFTGERPFHALRARGFGQGETHFASFAEMVSTYVAAIRRVQPRGPYAVAGYSYGGAVAFEIAKRLEADGDEVGFVGVFNLPPRISARMNEITFTDGAINLALFLELIAAADVERLTATLRPLPEADQLAYLVAHAPRRRLTELDLTVERFTAWVHLAQNMVRLGRTYEPSGSVGQVRVFYCTPLRGTTQEWLDGQLRHWDAFTRGPNRYVEVAGEHYTLMSPQHVGTFQATLRQELTRALGR; encoded by the coding sequence GTGCTCGAGCGTGCGGCCCATGACACGACTCGTGGTGTCACCTTCGTCGGCGGCTCCTTCCTCTCCTACGCCGAACTGTGGGATTCCGGCCGCCGGATCGCGCGGGGGCTGCGCGGCCTCGGCGCCGCGCCGGGCGACCGGGCGCTGATCGCCGCCCAGGACCCGGAGGGCTTCGTCCGTGCCTTCTGGGGGTGCGTGCTCAGCGGTGTCGTGCCGTGTCCGGTCGCGCCGCCCGCCGACCCCGCGCTCCGGCACGCGCGCCTGGCGCAGCTGCGCGCGCTCCTGGGCGACCCGCTGTTCCTCGTGCCCAAGGCCGCGCACGGGGACCTGCCCGAGACCGGCCTGCGGACCGTCACCGTGGAGGAGCTGAGCCAGGCCTCCCCCGAGGACGACCGAGTGCGCTCCCCCGCCGTCGGCCCCGCCCCCGACGACCTCGCCCTGCTGATGCTCACCTCCGGGTCCACCGGCGCGAGCAAGGCGGTCGAGCTCACCCACGCCAACCTCCTCGCGGCGGTGGCGGGCAAGGCCGGAGCGCTCGGCCTCGGGCCCGACGACACGATGATGAACTGGATCTCGGCCGACCACATCGCCGCGGTCGAGGCGCACCTGCTGCCGATGTCCCAGGGCGCGGAGCAGGTCATCGCGACACCGGAGACGGTCCTCGCCGACCCGGTGGAGTTCCTCAGGCTGCTCACGGCGCACCGGGTGCGCGTGGCCTTCACCCCCAACTTCCTGTTCGGGCAGATCAACCAGGCGCTCGCCCAGGGGCCGGCCGAGCGGCCGGACATCGACCTGTCGCAGGTGCGGCACATCATTTCCGGCGGCGAGGCGACGGTGACCGCCACCGTGCGGACCTTCCTGGACGCCCTCGCCCGCCACGGGCTGCGCGAGGACGCCGTCGTGCCCGCGTTCGGCATGACGGAGACCTGCGCGGGCAGCGTGTTCAACCGTGACTTCACCGCCCGCGACGGGGAGCCGGAGTTCCCGTCGCTCGGCCGTCCGGTACGGGGGCTGCGCATACGGATCGTCGACGGCGACGGCACGGTGCTCGCCGCCACCGGCGAGGAAGCCACAGCCGACGAAGCCTCCGCCGACGAAGCCACCATCCGGGGAGCCACCGCCATCCGGGGAGCCACCGCCGGAGAAGCCTCCGAACCCGGTGAGGTGCAGCTGCGCGGCACCATGGTCACCTCGGGCTACTTCGGCGACGAGCAGGCCACCGCACGGGCGTTCACCGCCGACGGCTGGTTCCGCACCGGCGACCTGGGACACCTCGACGCTGAGGGGCGGCTGACGCTGGTCGGCCGCGCCAAGGACTCCATCATCGTCCACGGCGTCAACTACTACAGCCACGACCTGGAAGCGGCCCTGGACGGGCTCGGCGAGGTGCGGCGCGGCCAGGTCGCCGCCTTCCCGGTGCGGCCCGAGGGGGCGGACTCCGAGCAGCTCGCCCTCGCGTTCGTACCGGCCTGCGATCCCACCGACGACGCGGCCGTGTACCGGGCGATCGTGGCGATCCGCAGCTCCACGGTGCTGCACTGGGGGTTCCGCCCCCGGCTGATCCTCCCCGTCACCGCGGCCGACATCCCGCGCGGCAACCTCGGCAAGGTCCAGCGCGCGCGGCTGCGCGCGGCCGTCGAGGCCGGGGACCTGGACGGCGCGGCCCGCCGGGCCCAGGAGGTCAGCGCCCGCTTCCTCGGCGCCCACACGGCCCCGGAGGGCGCGGCCGAGTCGACGCTCGCCGCCCTGTACGCCCGCGTCCTGAACACCCGCGAGGTGTCCGTGACCGCGAGCTTCTTCGACCTGGGCGGCACCTCCCTCGACGTGCTGCGGCTCAAGCTGGAGATCCAGGCCGCGTTCGGCATCGACGACGTACCGATGGCGACGCTCCTCCAGGCCCCGACCGTACGGGCCCTCGCCGCGCGCCTGGCCGCCGGGCGGGGCGGCGGCGACGCGGCCTACGACCCGCTGGTGCCGCTCCAGGTGACCGGGGACGGCACCCCGCTGTTCTGTGTGCACCCCGGCCTCGGCGAGGTCCTGGTGTTCGTCAACCTCGCCAAGTACTTCACCGGCGAACGGCCCTTCCACGCGCTGCGGGCACGCGGGTTCGGGCAGGGCGAGACCCACTTCGCGTCGTTCGCCGAGATGGTCTCCACCTACGTGGCGGCGATCCGGCGGGTCCAGCCGCGCGGGCCGTACGCCGTCGCGGGCTACTCCTACGGCGGCGCGGTCGCGTTCGAGATCGCCAAGCGCCTCGAGGCCGACGGCGACGAGGTCGGCTTCGTGGGCGTCTTCAACCTGCCGCCGCGCATCTCCGCCCGCATGAACGAGATCACCTTCACCGACGGCGCGATCAACCTGGCGCTCTTCCTCGAACTGATCGCCGCCGCCGACGTGGAGCGGCTCACCGCGACCCTCCGCCCCCTGCCCGAGGCCGACCAGCTCGCCTACCTCGTCGCGCACGCGCCGCGGCGCCGGCTGACCGAACTCGACCTCACCGTCGAGCGGTTCACCGCGTGGGTGCACCTCGCCCAGAACATGGTGCGCCTCGGCCGTACGTACGAACCGTCGGGGTCGGTCGGACAGGTGCGGGTCTTCTACTGCACGCCGCTGCGCGGCACCACACAGGAGTGGCTCGACGGCCAGCTGCGCCACTGGGACGCCTTCACCCGCGGCCCCAACCGCTACGTCGAGGTCGCCGGGGAGCACTACACCCTGATGAGCCCGCAGCACGTGGGGACCTTCCAGGCGACCTTGCGGCAGGAACTGACCCGCGCGCTCGGCCGATGA
- a CDS encoding NAD(P)-dependent oxidoreductase: MRGKKILITGGTGQVARPVAEALAPGNEVWCLGRFGDRAARAALEERGARTFTWDMDSGGLDGLPRDFTHVLHSAVHRGESGDFDAAVRVNSVGTARLMTHCSAAEAFLYVSSGVVYDRADPTHRYREGDPLGVGAPWLPTYPVAKLATEGVVRGLAEALALPTVIARLNIAYGPYGHGGVPMIMFREMLRGLPCAVPREGQNYCNPVHTDDVVRQVPLLWETARTRARVVNWGGDEEVGMTDLLEYMSALTGVPVTLDRGDRSRGTAVFDHTLRRSLIGDCAVGWKAGIARTLAELFGEYRDRIDASVGPGAAR; encoded by the coding sequence ATGCGAGGCAAGAAGATCCTCATCACCGGCGGGACCGGGCAGGTCGCCCGGCCCGTCGCCGAGGCGCTCGCCCCCGGCAACGAGGTGTGGTGCCTGGGCCGCTTCGGCGACCGGGCCGCCCGCGCGGCACTGGAGGAGCGGGGCGCCCGCACCTTCACCTGGGACATGGACTCCGGCGGCCTCGACGGCCTGCCGCGCGACTTCACCCACGTCCTGCACTCGGCGGTGCACCGCGGCGAGAGCGGCGACTTCGACGCGGCGGTGCGCGTCAACTCCGTCGGCACCGCGCGCCTGATGACGCACTGCTCGGCCGCGGAGGCGTTCCTGTACGTGTCGTCCGGAGTGGTCTACGACCGGGCGGATCCCACCCACCGCTACCGGGAGGGCGACCCCCTCGGCGTGGGCGCGCCGTGGCTGCCGACGTACCCCGTCGCCAAGCTCGCCACCGAAGGCGTGGTGCGGGGCCTGGCCGAGGCGCTCGCGCTGCCCACGGTCATCGCCCGCCTCAACATCGCCTACGGCCCGTACGGGCACGGCGGCGTACCCATGATCATGTTCCGGGAGATGCTGCGGGGCCTGCCGTGCGCGGTGCCGCGCGAGGGCCAGAACTACTGCAACCCGGTGCACACCGACGACGTCGTGCGCCAGGTCCCGCTCCTGTGGGAGACGGCGCGGACCCGCGCGCGGGTCGTCAACTGGGGCGGCGACGAGGAAGTCGGCATGACCGACCTCCTGGAGTACATGTCCGCGCTCACCGGCGTGCCGGTCACGCTGGACCGCGGCGACCGCAGCCGGGGCACGGCGGTCTTCGACCACACGCTGCGCCGCAGTCTCATCGGCGACTGCGCGGTCGGCTGGAAGGCGGGCATCGCCCGCACCCTGGCCGAGCTGTTCGGGGAGTACCGCGACCGCATCGACGCGTCCGTCGGACCGGGCGCGGCCCGGTGA